A single region of the Plutella xylostella chromosome 7, ilPluXylo3.1, whole genome shotgun sequence genome encodes:
- the LOC105393176 gene encoding E3 ubiquitin-protein ligase arkadia-A isoform X1: MTERGFDSEQSTTSWDIPGPSSLAAILDTAFSSTVDNQSGNEEMECDALFAESDDDVEVLPSSETSRGVNHCNINVSTGYVRASQPYEVSVEPLSHPVSSRTPVPEEYQPLPDSSSVSNYIGDNIHPGRVPEHAHIRYQPKVNNYYPPYSRFNPAFHPTREYVVTPYQTNNVIVLNEDRNYRPQPLYEYNMPNPVLRNDRSHVPLRYNQLHPNYNHAHNSRGPPLPDSENQPINLERPSRRLNISPRRRQSKETEGSSYPIEVSSEEEDNMAAPRKRQCDNGAGAAPQIKIEPHQENQPANGNCSYSTAPVKVDIKREPHDHSEQSTRAAGDAEASRNLVPTNSNGPSQATIQQGSSNSHQAPVRIKQENTTVNHDHIRTHRCIYNHVHSYIPNYSTSHCDRAPHHHHYHRLNAVPRNTQNPGPPDGLNIVSRIKQEPGTSETSHQASTAVQPSTAMPVSSIKVEPNVTQVKTEPGSTGLDLVTTRAPEVSGNVVVKQEVDATGMGGDIDAAGDRRPPASPQPGPSAQASTSDANASSSSGTQERRETGGHALTAPDLQLDWVSDSSDDDVQVLPNPVSPIREVIDLTSSSKTCGSPSPLPSPPPAHRPALDSPAPPPALPQPPPQAVTRNRFRPNCASSCRGCCCSHAAHAAHGHHGAHARHAHHAHHHAEARRRDPVIAPPYLVHERLWQRQHHMLEAQRRSMMASPGYGVVYVAPPSGFPPPHAAPFIPFPDEIEQALAQELTTDPPIDDGHSVHHHLHHYLQMHTPHLHISIQPSVMPTSTAFAAAHFRQMARAAEAARHRGASRATIERNTYRHAYSASAARDEKCTICLSLFERDSDCRRLPCMHLFHMECVDQWLSTNKHCPICRVDIETHLSKDAAF, encoded by the exons ATGACTGAGAGAGGGTTCGACAGTGAACAATCAACTACTTCCTGGGATATCCCTGGGCCCTCTTCCCTCGCAGCCATCCTTGATACGGCGTTCTCGTCTACTGTTGATAACCAGTCTGGAAATG AGGAAATGGAATGCGACGCCCTTTTTGCAGagagtgatgatgatgtagaAGTGCTGCCATCATCGGAAACTTCTCGCGGCGTGAACCACTGCAACATCAATGTGTCCACTGGCTACGTGCGAGCTTCACAGCCCTACGAAGTGTCTGTAGAGCCGCTGTCCCACCCCGTGTCGTCACGGACACCTGTTCCAGAGGAGTATCAGCCGTTGCCCGACAGCTCTAGTGTGTCAAACTATATCGGAGACAACATACACCCAGGAAGAGTGCCAGAACATGCCCACATTCGCTACCAACCTAAAGTGAACAACTACTACCCTCCATACTCACGGTTCAATCCCGCATTCCATCCAACCCGTGAGTATGTAGTGACACCATATCAAACCAATAATGTCATTGTTTTGAATGAAGACAGAAATTACAGGCCTCAGCCATTGTATGAGTACAACATGCCAAACCCTGTACTAAGAAATGATAGATCACATGTGCCACTAAGATATAATCAGTTACATCCAAATTATAATCACGCACACAACTCCCGAGGGCCTCCTTTGCCTGATAGTGAAAATCAACCAATTAATTTGGAGAGGCCCAGCAGAAGACTTAACATATCACCTAGAAGGAGGCAGTCCAAAGAAACTGAGGGTAGCAGTTACCCTATAGAAGTCAGTTCAGAAGAGGAGGACAATATGGCTGCACCAAGAAAACGTCAATGTGATAATGGGGCCGGGGCAGCCCCACAAATTAAGATAGAGCCACACCAAGAGAATCAACCAGCTAATGGAAACTGCAGCTACTCCACTGCACCAGTCAAGGTGGATATAAAGAGAGAACCGCATGATCACTCGGAACAGTCAACTCGAGCTGCTGGTGATGCTGAGGCAAGCAGAAACTTGGTGCCAACAAATAGCAATGGCCCATCACAAGCAACCATACAGCAAGGCAGTTCAAACAGTCATCAGGCTCCTGTCCGTATAAAGCAGGAAAACACTACAGTCAACCATGATCACATCCGCACACATCGCTGCATATACAATCATGTTCACAGTTACATCCCGAACTATTCAACTAGTCACTGTGACCGTGCACCCCACCATCACCACTACCACAGATTAAATGCAGTTCCTCGGAATACTCAGAACCCTGGACCTCCTGACGGTTTAAACATAGTTTCACGTATCAAGCAAGAACCTGGGACTTCTGAGACAAGTCATCAAGCTAGCACAGCTGTGCAGCCTAGTACAGCAATGCCAGTATCATCTATTAAAGTTGAGCCAAACGTAACTCAAGTCAAAACAGAACCAGGGTCAACCGGTCTTGATTTGGTAACTACTAGAGCTCCAGAAGTGAGTGGAAATGTAGTTGTGAAGCAGGAAGTAGATGCTACAGGAATGGGTGGTGATATTGACGCTGCAGGGGACAGGAGGCCGCCTGCGTCTCCGCAGCCAGGACCTAGTGCTCAAGCCAGCACATCTGATGCCAATGCTTCAAGCAGTAGTGGTACACAG GAGCGGCGCGAGACCGGCGGGCACGCGCTGACCGCGCCTGACCTGCAGTTGGACTGGGTCTCCGACTCCAGCGATGATGACGTGCAAGTGCTGCCCAACCCTGTGAGCCCCATT CGCGAAGTGATAGACCTGACGTCATCGTCAAAGACGTGCGGGTCGCCGTCGCCGCTGCCgtccccgccccccgcgcacCGCCCCGCGCTCGACTCCCCCGCGCCACCCCCCGCGCTGCCtcagccgccgccgcaggCCGTCACTAGGAACAG ATTCCGTCCCAACTGCGCTTCCTCCTGCCGCGGCTGCTGCTGCTCGCACGCGGCGCACGCGGCGCACGGCCACCACGGCGCGCACGCCCGCCACGCTCATCACGCGCATCATCACG CggaggcgcggcggcgcgacCCGGTGATAGCGCCTCCCTACCTCGTGCACGAGAGACTGTGGCAGCGGCAACATCACATGCTG GAAGCCCAGCGACGCAGCATGATGGCTTCACCAGGCTACGGAGTAGTATATGTGGCTCCCCCTTCGGGCTTCCCGCCGCCGCACGCCGCGCCCTTCATACCG TTCCCGGATGAGATCGAGCAAGCGCTGGCACAGGAGCTCACCACCGATCCACCGATAGA CGACGGCCACAGCGTGCACCACCACCTACACCACTACCTGCAGATGCACACGCCGCACCTGCACATCTCCATACAGCCCTCCGTCATG CCAACATCAACAGCGTTCGCCGCGGCGCATTTCCGCCAAATGGCGCGCGCGGCGGAAGCGGCGCGGCATCGCGGTGCCTCGCGAGCCACCATAGAACGGAACACGTACAGACACGCGTATAGTGCTAGTGCTGCGAGAGACGAGAAGTGCACTATATGCCTGTCTCTGTTTGAAAGAGATAGCGACTGTCG CCGGCTGCCGTGCATGCACCTGTTCCACATGGAGTGTGTGGACCAGTGGCTCAGCACCAACAAGCACTGCCCCATCTGCCGGGTCGACATTGAGACGCATCTCAGCAAGGACGCCGCCTTCTAG
- the LOC105393176 gene encoding E3 ubiquitin-protein ligase arkadia-A isoform X2, whose translation MTERGFDSEQSTTSWDIPGPSSLAAILDTAFSSTVDNQSGNEEMECDALFAESDDDVEVLPSSETSRGVNHCNINVSTGYVRASQPYEVSVEPLSHPVSSRTPVPEEYQPLPDSSSVSNYIGDNIHPGRVPEHAHIRYQPKVNNYYPPYSRFNPAFHPTREYVVTPYQTNNVIVLNEDRNYRPQPLYEYNMPNPVLRNDRSHVPLRYNQLHPNYNHAHNSRGPPLPDSENQPINLERPSRRLNISPRRRQSKETEGSSYPIEVSSEEEDNMAAPRKRQCDNGAGAAPQIKIEPHQENQPANGNCSYSTAPVKVDIKREPHDHSEQSTRAAGDAEASRNLVPTNSNGPSQATIQQGSSNSHQAPVRIKQENTTVNHDHIRTHRCIYNHVHSYIPNYSTSHCDRAPHHHHYHRLNAVPRNTQNPGPPDGLNIVSRIKQEPGTSETSHQASTAVQPSTAMPVSSIKVEPNVTQVKTEPGSTGLDLVTTRAPEVSGNVVVKQEVDATGMGGDIDAAGDRRPPASPQPGPSAQASTSDANASSSSGTQERRETGGHALTAPDLQLDWVSDSSDDDVQVLPNPVSPIREVIDLTSSSKTCGSPSPLPSPPPAHRPALDSPAPPPALPQPPPQAVTRNRFRPNCASSCRGCCCSHAAHAAHGHHGAHARHAHHAHHHAEARRRDPVIAPPYLVHERLWQRQHHMLEAQRRSMMASPGYGVVYVAPPSGFPPPHAAPFIPFPDEIEQALAQELTTDPPIDDGHSVHHHLHHYLQMHTPHLHISIQPSVMPTSTAFAAAHFRQMARAAEAARHRGASRATIERNTYRHAYSASAARDEKCTICLSLFERDSDCRRLPCMHLFHMECVDQWLSTNKHCPICRVDIETHLSKDAAF comes from the exons ATGACTGAGAGAGGGTTCGACAGTGAACAATCAACTACTTCCTGGGATATCCCTGGGCCCTCTTCCCTCGCAGCCATCCTTGATACGGCGTTCTCGTCTACTGTTGATAACCAGTCTGGAAATG AGGAAATGGAATGCGACGCCCTTTTTGCAGagagtgatgatgatgtagaAGTGCTGCCATCATCGGAAACTTCTCGCGGCGTGAACCACTGCAACATCAATGTGTCCACTGGCTACGTGCGAGCTTCACAGCCCTACGAAGTGTCTGTAGAGCCGCTGTCCCACCCCGTGTCGTCACGGACACCTGTTCCAGAGGAGTATCAGCCGTTGCCCGACAGCTCTAGTGTGTCAAACTATATCGGAGACAACATACACCCAGGAAGAGTGCCAGAACATGCCCACATTCGCTACCAACCTAAAGTGAACAACTACTACCCTCCATACTCACGGTTCAATCCCGCATTCCATCCAACCCGTGAGTATGTAGTGACACCATATCAAACCAATAATGTCATTGTTTTGAATGAAGACAGAAATTACAGGCCTCAGCCATTGTATGAGTACAACATGCCAAACCCTGTACTAAGAAATGATAGATCACATGTGCCACTAAGATATAATCAGTTACATCCAAATTATAATCACGCACACAACTCCCGAGGGCCTCCTTTGCCTGATAGTGAAAATCAACCAATTAATTTGGAGAGGCCCAGCAGAAGACTTAACATATCACCTAGAAGGAGGCAGTCCAAAGAAACTGAGGGTAGCAGTTACCCTATAGAAGTCAGTTCAGAAGAGGAGGACAATATGGCTGCACCAAGAAAACGTCAATGTGATAATGGGGCCGGGGCAGCCCCACAAATTAAGATAGAGCCACACCAAGAGAATCAACCAGCTAATGGAAACTGCAGCTACTCCACTGCACCAGTCAAGGTGGATATAAAGAGAGAACCGCATGATCACTCGGAACAGTCAACTCGAGCTGCTGGTGATGCTGAGGCAAGCAGAAACTTGGTGCCAACAAATAGCAATGGCCCATCACAAGCAACCATACAGCAAGGCAGTTCAAACAGTCATCAGGCTCCTGTCCGTATAAAGCAGGAAAACACTACAGTCAACCATGATCACATCCGCACACATCGCTGCATATACAATCATGTTCACAGTTACATCCCGAACTATTCAACTAGTCACTGTGACCGTGCACCCCACCATCACCACTACCACAGATTAAATGCAGTTCCTCGGAATACTCAGAACCCTGGACCTCCTGACGGTTTAAACATAGTTTCACGTATCAAGCAAGAACCTGGGACTTCTGAGACAAGTCATCAAGCTAGCACAGCTGTGCAGCCTAGTACAGCAATGCCAGTATCATCTATTAAAGTTGAGCCAAACGTAACTCAAGTCAAAACAGAACCAGGGTCAACCGGTCTTGATTTGGTAACTACTAGAGCTCCAGAAGTGAGTGGAAATGTAGTTGTGAAGCAGGAAGTAGATGCTACAGGAATGGGTGGTGATATTGACGCTGCAGGGGACAGGAGGCCGCCTGCGTCTCCGCAGCCAGGACCTAGTGCTCAAGCCAGCACATCTGATGCCAATGCTTCAAGCAGTAGTGGTACACAG GAGCGGCGCGAGACCGGCGGGCACGCGCTGACCGCGCCTGACCTGCAGTTGGACTGGGTCTCCGACTCCAGCGATGATGACGTGCAAGTGCTGCCCAACCCTGTGAGCCCCATT CGCGAAGTGATAGACCTGACGTCATCGTCAAAGACGTGCGGGTCGCCGTCGCCGCTGCCgtccccgccccccgcgcacCGCCCCGCGCTCGACTCCCCCGCGCCACCCCCCGCGCTGCCtcagccgccgccgcaggCCGTCACTAGGAACAG ATTCCGTCCCAACTGCGCTTCCTCCTGCCGCGGCTGCTGCTGCTCGCACGCGGCGCACGCGGCGCACGGCCACCACGGCGCGCACGCCCGCCACGCTCATCACGCGCATCATCACG CggaggcgcggcggcgcgacCCGGTGATAGCGCCTCCCTACCTCGTGCACGAGAGACTGTGGCAGCGGCAACATCACATGCTG GAAGCCCAGCGACGCAGCATGATGGCTTCACCAGGCTACGGAGTAGTATATGTGGCTCCCCCTTCGGGCTTCCCGCCGCCGCACGCCGCGCCCTTCATACCG TTCCCGGATGAGATCGAGCAAGCGCTGGCACAGGAGCTCACCACCGATCCACCGATAGA CGACGGCCACAGCGTGCACCACCACCTACACCACTACCTGCAGATGCACACGCCGCACCTGCACATCTCCATACAGCCCTCCGTCATG CCAACATCAACAGCGTTCGCCGCGGCGCATTTCCGCCAAATGGCGCGCGCGGCGGAAGCGGCGCGGCATCGCGGTGCCTCGCGAGCCACCATAGAACGGAACACGTACAGACACGCGTATAGTGCTAGTGCTGCGAGAGACGAGAAGTGCACTATATGCCTGTCTCTGTTTGAAAGAGATAGCGACTGTCG CCGGCTGCCGTGCATGCACCTGTTCCACATGGAGTGTGTGGACCAGTGGCTCAGCACCAACAAGCACTGCCCCATCTGCCGG GTCGACATCGAGACGCATCTCAGCAAGGACGCCGCCTTCTAG